One window of Pyxicephalus adspersus chromosome 4, UCB_Pads_2.0, whole genome shotgun sequence genomic DNA carries:
- the GTF2H5 gene encoding general transcription factor IIH subunit 5, with protein sequence MVNVLKGVLVECDPAMKQFLLYLDETNALGTKFIIQDLDDTHVFVLAELVTVLQEKVGELMDQNSFPITQK encoded by the exons ATGGTGAATGTACTGAAAGGAGTCCTTGTAGAGTG TGACCCAGCAATGAAACAGTTCCTCTTGTACTTGGATGAAACCAACGCTTTAGGAACCAAATTCATTATTCAGGACCTGGATGACACACATGTGTTTGTTTTAGCTGAACTGGTTACTGTCCTTCAGGAGAAGGTTGGAGAATTGATGGACCAGAACTCCTTTCCAATCACGCAGAAATAA